The following proteins are encoded in a genomic region of Ovis canadensis isolate MfBH-ARS-UI-01 breed Bighorn chromosome 16, ARS-UI_OviCan_v2, whole genome shotgun sequence:
- the MRPS30 gene encoding large ribosomal subunit protein mL65: protein MAAARSWRFVFRGPGLSLHTAAEAAVTAPEVTGSDVKAAPVARYPPIVASLTADSKAARQRRVERWHATVHAANSVDEKLRILTKMQFMKYVVYPQTFALNADRWYQNFTKTVFLSGLPPLPAQPDREPAQVLDLAALRTAACDCLLQEHFFLRRKKRAPIYQERYTVASPFLDQLVASLTGLLSAYNPVLAAAALDCNRPVHFYWLRGEEIIPGGHRKGRVDAVRYQINDKPHNQIRISRQLPEFVPLDYSVPVEIPVKNCKPDKLPLFKRQYENAIFIGTRTADPLCYGHTQFHLLPDKLKRERLLKQNCADQIEVIFRANAIASLFAWTGAQAMYQGFWSEADVTRPFVSQAVITDGKYFSFFCYQLNTLALTAQADQNNPRKNICWGTQSKPLYETIEDNDVKGFNDDVLLQLVHFLLNRPEEDKAQLLVN, encoded by the exons ATGGCGGCGGCCAGGTCTTGGAGGTTTGTGTTCCGAGGTCCAGGGCTGTCATTGCACACCGCGGCCGAGGCCGCCGTCACGGCTCCAGAAGTGACCGGATCAGATGTCAAGGCGGCCCCAGTCGCCCGCTACCCGCCGATCGTGGCCTCCCTAACTGCCGACAGCAAGGCAGCACGACAGCGGCGAGTGGAGCGATGGCACGCCACGGTGCATGCGGCCAATTCGGTGGACGAGAAGCTGCGAATTCTTACCAAGATGCAGTTCATGAAATACGTGGTTTACCCGCAGACCTTCGCCCTGAACGCTGACCGCTGGTACCAGAACTTCACCAAGACCGTGTTCCTCTCGGGGCTACCGCCGCTGCCTGCCCAGCCAGATCGGGAGCCCGCGCAGGTTCTGGACCTCGCTGCTCTGCGCACCGCCGCCTGTGACTGCCTCCTGCAGGAGCACTTCTTTCTGCGGCGTAAGAAGCGTGCGCCCATCTACCAGGAACGCTACACCGTCGCCTCACCCTTCTTGGACCAACTGGTAGCTTCCCTCACCGGCTTGCTCAGCGCTTACAATCCCGTCCTGGCTGCCGCCGCCCTCG ATTGTAACCGCCCAGTTCACTTCTACTGGTTGCGAGGTGAAGAAATTATTCCAGGTGGTCATCGGAAAGGTCGAGTTGATGCTGTGCGATACCAGATAAACGATAAACCACACAACCAGATTCGAATATCCAGACAACTCCCTGAG tttgtgCCACTGGATTATTCTGTACCTGTAGAAATCCCTGTTAAGAATTGTAAGCCAGACAAACTCCCATTATTCAAACGGCAATATGAAAATGCCATCTTTATCG GCACAAGGACAGCAGATCCACTCTGTTATGGACATACCCAGTTTCATCTGCTACCTGACAAATTAAAAAGGGAACGGCTTTTGAAACAAAACTGTGCTGATCAGATAGAAGTCATTTTTAGAGCTAATGCTATTGCAAGCCTTTTTGCTTGGACTGGAGCACAGGCTATGTATCAAG GATTCTGGAGTGAAGCAGACGTTACTCGACCTTTTGTCTCTCAGGCTGTGATCACAGATGGAAAATACTTCTCCTTTTTCTGTTACCAGTTAAACACTTTGGCACTGACTGCGCAAGCTGATCAAAACAACCCTCGTAAAAATATATGTTGGGGGACACAAAGTAAGCCTCTTTATGAAACAATCGAAGATAATGATGTCAAAGGTTTTAATGATGACGTTTTACTTCAGTTAGTTCACTTTCTACTAAATAGACCAGAAGAAGACAAAGCACAGCTGTTggtaaattaa